From the Kitasatospora atroaurantiaca genome, the window CAGCGGGCCCGAGCACTCGTCCGCCACATCCGGGCCACGCGCCTGATCGCCCCTGGAGGCCTCACATGACCGCGACCATGGTGGACGTCCGAGGCGTCCACAAGAGCTTCGGCCGGCTCGAAGTGCTGCGCGGCGTCGACCTCCAGGTCGAGGCGGGCTCGGTCACCGTCATCCTCGGGCCCTCCGGCTCGGGCAAGTCGACCCTGCTGCGCGCCATCAACCACCTGGAGAAGCTCAACCGGGGTTACGTCTCCATCGACGGTGAGCTGATCGGCTACCGTCGCGCGGGCGGCAAGCTGCACGAACTCAAGGAACGCGAGGTGCTGCGCCAGCGCACCCACATCGGGTTCGTGTTCCAGAACTTCAACCTCTTCCCGCACCTCACGGTGGTGGAGAACATCGTGGAAGCGCCGGTCAGCGCGCTGCGCAGGCCCAAGGCCGAGGCGCGGGCCCACGCCCTCGAACTGCTCGCCCGGGTCGGTCTCGCCGACAAGGCGGACGCCTACCCGCGCCAGCTCTCCGGCGGCCAGCAGCAGCGGGTGGCGATCGCCCGCGCGCTGGCCCTGGAGCCCAAGGTGCTGCTCTTCGACGAGCCCACCTCGGCGCTCGACCCCGAGCTGGTCGGCGAGGTCCTGGACGTCATCAAGGACCTGGCCCGCACCGGCACCACCATGATCGTCGTCACCCATGAGATCGGGTTCGCCCGCGAGGCGGCGGACACCGTGGTCTTCATGGACGGCGGGGTGGTGGTCGAACAGGGCCCGCCCGCCGCCGTCCTGGACGACCCGCAGCACGAGCGCACCCGCGCCTTCCTCTCCAAGGTCCTCTGACCTTCCCCTTCGGCTCAGGAGTTGTGCCATGTCCCTACCCCGTCGTGCCCTCATCGCCGCCGCTGCCGGTCTCTCGGCCACCCTGGTGCTGACCGCCTGCGGCTCCTCCTCCACCGCCTCGGCCGATCCGGGAGGCACGAAGGGCAGCGTCGCACCCAACGGGGTCACGGTGAACCTGACGGCCGACCAGAAGAGGGTCACCACCGCCAAGGTGGACGCGGTGGCCGCGCTCGTACCGGAGGAGATCCGCAGGAGAGGCACCCTGCAGGTCGTGGACTCGCTCGGCACCGTGCCGCCGCTGGACTTCCACGCCACCGACGACAGGACCATCATCGGCGTCGAGCCCGACATCGCGTACCTGATCGGCGACGTGCTCGGCCTGAAGGTCGAACTCAACCCGGTCTCGTGGGAGAACGTCTTCGTCGGGCTGGACAGCGGCAAGTACGACGTCGGCCTCACCAACATCACGGTGACGGAGGCCCGCAAGGAGAAGTACGACTTCACCACGTACCGCCTCGACATCCTCGGCTTCGAGGCGAAGAAGGGCTCCGGCTGGAAGGTCGCCGGGCCCAAGGACGTGGCCGGGCACACCATCGCCGTCTCCTCCGGCACCAACCAGGAGAAGCTGCTGATCGCCTGGAACGAGCAGAACGTCAAGGCCGGCCTGAAGCCCGTCGACATCAAGTACTTCCAGAACTCCTCCGACTACTACCTGGCGCTCTCCTCCGGCCGGATCGACGCCTACCTCGGCCCGAACCCCAGCCTGGCCTTCCACGCGGGCCAGACCGGCGAGACCGAGGTGATCGGCACCTACTCCGGCGCCGGCGCCGAGGTGCTCGGCAAGATCGGGGCCACCACCAGGAAGGACAACGGCCTGGTCAAGGCGCTGAACGAGGCCCTCAACACCGTCATCAGGAACGGCACCTACGGCCAGGTGCTGAAGCGCTGGGGCCTGGACAACGAGGCCGTCCAGACCTCCGAGATCAACCCGCCGGGGCTGCCGAAGACCGACAAGTAAGACCGCCCCCCAATTGCCGGCCGGTCCAAGCCCGCCCGAGCCCGGTGCCGCCGCTATCGTGAAGTCTGTTCGATTCGGCGGCACTTGGGTGCGGGGGCGCGATGAAATCCGGGGACATGCTGC encodes:
- a CDS encoding amino acid ABC transporter ATP-binding protein, encoding MTATMVDVRGVHKSFGRLEVLRGVDLQVEAGSVTVILGPSGSGKSTLLRAINHLEKLNRGYVSIDGELIGYRRAGGKLHELKEREVLRQRTHIGFVFQNFNLFPHLTVVENIVEAPVSALRRPKAEARAHALELLARVGLADKADAYPRQLSGGQQQRVAIARALALEPKVLLFDEPTSALDPELVGEVLDVIKDLARTGTTMIVVTHEIGFAREAADTVVFMDGGVVVEQGPPAAVLDDPQHERTRAFLSKVL
- a CDS encoding ABC transporter substrate-binding protein; its protein translation is MSLPRRALIAAAAGLSATLVLTACGSSSTASADPGGTKGSVAPNGVTVNLTADQKRVTTAKVDAVAALVPEEIRRRGTLQVVDSLGTVPPLDFHATDDRTIIGVEPDIAYLIGDVLGLKVELNPVSWENVFVGLDSGKYDVGLTNITVTEARKEKYDFTTYRLDILGFEAKKGSGWKVAGPKDVAGHTIAVSSGTNQEKLLIAWNEQNVKAGLKPVDIKYFQNSSDYYLALSSGRIDAYLGPNPSLAFHAGQTGETEVIGTYSGAGAEVLGKIGATTRKDNGLVKALNEALNTVIRNGTYGQVLKRWGLDNEAVQTSEINPPGLPKTDK